A single Deinococcus radiopugnans ATCC 19172 DNA region contains:
- a CDS encoding response regulator transcription factor, whose amino-acid sequence MRLVIADDHPLFRMGLKYALMHQGFDVVAEAADGLSALDACRTLQPDAALLDIKMPGMTGIEVCERLRMTHPQVVSVLITTFAEPAIVQAARAAGARGYVSKETDPESLARQLRDIVAHPEIDRLPQVDVPRLTPRESEVLPLLAQGYSNKEIAKNLGVSPDTVKDHLARLYAKLDAGDRTQAVSRARSIGLLH is encoded by the coding sequence ATGAGACTTGTTATCGCCGACGATCACCCGCTGTTCCGCATGGGCCTCAAGTACGCCCTGATGCACCAGGGCTTCGACGTGGTGGCCGAGGCTGCCGACGGCCTGAGCGCCCTGGACGCCTGCCGCACGCTGCAACCCGACGCCGCGCTGCTGGACATCAAGATGCCCGGCATGACCGGCATCGAGGTCTGCGAGCGGCTGCGCATGACCCACCCGCAGGTCGTCAGCGTGCTGATCACCACCTTCGCCGAACCCGCCATCGTGCAGGCCGCCCGCGCCGCCGGGGCCCGCGGCTATGTCAGCAAGGAAACCGATCCCGAGAGCCTGGCCCGGCAGCTGCGCGACATCGTGGCCCACCCGGAAATCGACCGTCTGCCGCAGGTGGACGTGCCCCGGCTGACCCCCCGCGAATCCGAGGTGCTGCCGCTGCTGGCCCAGGGCTACAGCAACAAGGAAATCGCCAAGAACCTGGGCGTTAGCCCCGACACGGTCAAGGACCATCTGGCCCGCCTGTACGCCAAGCTGGACGCCGGGGACCGGACCCAGGCGGTCAGCCGCGCCCGCAGCATCGGCCTGCTGCACTGA